TCCAAAGAATAGCTCATTAATAGCAATGTGAGATGTTTACTAGTTGAACTAGACCCCAGAGCTTGTTCTAAAGACTTGTCCTTCAATGATAGCCTGAAACATTTACCACTAAATAAGTTgacttttacaataaaacaattatacaataagctaaaagtttaagttaaaaaagtCCTAATAAAAATGAGTACACTAATgacatttacaacaaattatacttacaatttaatgataacaatagCAATGAGGTTCCACTCTCCAGGCTTCATTGTAATATTATGAGCAGACAGGATGAACGTCCCAATTAGAGTTCGGACTTCGTCACTGAAGTTGAAACCCTTGAGACCAAGACTCTTCTGTAAATcttgtaaactgtaaatataatttatcttgaaagaatcatttttataattaaaacttaccAACATAAATGAGCATCACAAATTTTAGTGCTATTGTATCCATGTATGATATACAGAAATTGATGGATAGAATAGTACAGTTTTTAACACTAATGCAGTACTCAATATTCAAAGAGGACACTActcattattcttctttttagcTTTTTTGAGGTATTCTATGAAAATTCTATACGAGTTTTTAAAGTATGAGATTTCAAACTACAACACATTTTCTATGTACCAATAATGTCTAATGTAGGCATGTGGTGGGCAATTTTAACACCAATCGAAATAGTTTTAACaagtcaaaaagtttttatatacaaGGTGATCATCCttgtaatgtaaaaagtaatgggaattttaattttttttaatataaaaatatatttatttattcgactatattaattttgtcaccttcaaaatagtcCCCATTAGACATTATGCACTTGTGCTAGTGCttcttccaatcctcgaaacacttCCCAAACTCAATCTTTGGGATAGTCTTTCCGTGATGCACACTCTTTATGTTATCTATGCTTGTAACAGCCCTTTAGGGTGGTGCAATTTATTTTGGGttgagtaaatttttaaaaatataatagtcacAATTAATTGTTCAAGATACCCTTCCTGaagacagaaaaaaaaacaacaaaaattgttgGGTCACTCCACAAAAATTATAGACATTTGAAGTACCGTAGTCATTTTGGGTCattttataatcaggcccaaTGGAAAACGGCTGATGATAGGGATTTCAAATGTTTacagtaaatatgttaaatatgatCGGAGgtattgacatattttttattttgaaaaacatgagTTAACTTTTCcactatgtttaaaatttaacagaaaaaatactaatttaatttgtattggaattaaaaatatgttactcccTCTGGGAGAATGATATCTAAAAATTGgtgtttttaaagttgtaaaaaacatattcatATAGAATCTGTTGACTATTTAAAAGACATTGCACGCCTTCTGATTTTCAGTCTGCTTCCTGCCGCACTGCTCGAGGATGTACAATACAATCGGGAGTACACTCGCTTTTCCCCCACCAACGGCAGTCCCCCTTACCCCTTCAATTAGCTCCTCTCTTCCTTCGCTCTGCACTTGATGTCTCCGTTCTCGGCTCtatcataaccaaacaaatagttttacaacAAGGCTAATCTCACTGAGTCTTGCTTGTGTTAAGCTAAGCacacttatttaattacattctgaATGAAGATATATGAATATAATGTTATACTAATAAGTTTCAAATAACTAAACCATTAAAAAGTCGCTGGATGTGAAAATTACAGTGGATTGAATAAACTTCAGCGCTTGATAACAAGGACACTTTACGCGTACCTGGAATACATGCTTTAAAATTTTGCGTTCTCTTTTCAATAACATAaaagaattatgaaaattattgttttctctgataacataaaagaaaaattaaaacaacactaaCCTAATTGGAATTAGTAAAGTTAAATAGTCTAACCATCAAATCAATACATTATCTATCTATAATATAGGGgcaggaaaattagaaaaaactatataaattgatcAATCGACGGGCTATGCATTTAACGCTGAGTGTAAGATTATCTTATAATTTGGCTCAAGGTAAAACAGTTTGAAGATAAGggtaagattttttttacaagttGTTTGCGAAAGATACATTCATATGAGGAATGGaagtgtgttttatttaaaataactaatttttttaaagaataaatttatcaacacatatgttgaatgcttaatatatgatcaaacactccaataaaatgaaaaagttttattttgtgaggcctttcgtgctcaaagaacacatcgtcagagctttgagtacgaaaggcctcacaaaataaaactttttcattttattggagtgtttgatcatatattaagcatttagaatttccaataagaagacgctggtaaaatgtaacacatatgttgtttttttttttaattataaaaaatataatatccttgagtcataaatcattaaaaagaGTCACTTCCTGAAGGTATAATAGTTGATTGCATTAGTTACACAACGAATACAATCAGAGGTTTAACTCACATACatacttcaaaaatgtttattttcagccATTTTTAATTGAGCCTGAACACAATAgcataaatattctaatttaaaggTCTATAAATTCTGTAAAGTGatagaaaaaagtttttactaaatCACTCCTCTAAGAGAGTTATTCAATGAAAAGTTAACCTGAGGTAGATGGCCTCGAGGTCTGTCTTATTAatttttgtctgcctgtctgtccgaatgctcaaaaacaaaacaaacttgacttatagacatgaaattttgcataaacttcatttttatacaaggaacatcgagttcaatggtggtgcatgtccaatcatAGACTGCAcgtttgactgagcgtcattgaagcctatcactgacacaatttcttttttgtctacTGAGGGGATGGTTTATTTTCTGTATTGCTGTCTGCAAGAcatatcaagaatgaaatgagatatagatttgaaattttgtctgcAACCACGGCAAAGCATACtatgtgacacgtggtgtggcgtactcctgccttgtttgtACTTTTTCATCCTTTACATTTCATCTTTTAATTCTCCCCACATGTATTACGGGAAATCCCGTGGGTTAAGATTAGCACACAGGGTATGGTGGGAAATGTATTCAAAGTTTATAGTCGTCCATCACAAATTGTATTTCGTAAAGTGGTGATAAAATGTGTTAAAGAGAAAACAATCGTGCTGTATTCATTGTTACAACCTTCTATTATCTATACTAAACTTGTTGTAACAACCAAATGACATTTAGCACTGTACATTTGTGCGTTTTACTGCTTTTTCCATGTGGGGATGATAGTATAATTCTTGAGATCTGCGTCCAAGCTCTGTTCCTACGTTGAATTGAGTTATATGTTACatcttaacattgtttacagcTGTTGGATAACTTTGttggaatatcaattttatttatttaaaattacgattttttacGATTTCAATGAACTGCCAAATTCCATGTTTTGTTTTctcataaatatttctttgtagaaaacatgtcattaaaaattcagattttattttaccaCTTCCTATAGTATCTTCAGGAATCTTAATTCaactagaaatttaaatttttaagttaatagcAAATTAACATAAAAGTTTGTAAGCTAATTGGATGCTAAGGAGAAATAAGGGCATTTATATCCAGAGctctaaaaattaatatcattCCATTATTGTGCAGTAGTTAGAtcgaaatataaatatcatagcTTATAAAATTGTTCTTCCACAATAGAAGCTCAcagacattttttattgtaacttaatGCTGTTGACTTGTTTGTTAGATCTGTTGATCTGTCTGCTCATTTGGCAGTCATATGTTCACTTAACAATTAGCAACATACCAACAATCAAAAGGAAATAGTTTGAGTAAATTATAGTACTTGTATATTGTACAGAAAATCCACAAggaatagtaattaaatgattttctaaaacataaatcTTTCATACTTTACCTTTTTTTTAGTGAGAAAGCCATTGTTCGTAAgtcttaaatttaattgaattataattacatattatataacttGGTTTATGAGAAATATATAGTACATACAGATcacaatttgaataaaaaataaaaactattaagttGGAATTTCTAAATACCACAAATTTAACTACCTACAAATAAACTTACACTCTTCGAAGTTTATCAATGACAATTCGTCTGCGCAGAGCTTTTTGTGCATGGAGGTCCACAAGTGGTAGTACTGGTTCTTCATTTAAAACTTGTTCATTTTCACTGTTGCTGGGTTCTCCAAACTGGACTTGTTTGTCACCTCTGTAAAACATTCTAACCTTCAAATCCATGTTTTTTGCTTCTTCTTTTAAAGTTTCATAATCAGGCAGAGGCTTTTTAGATTCTTCCCTAAATGATGCATCGACTTTAGTATCTTCCAACTCCAAAATGTTCAATTTCTTACAAATGGCTAAATATCTTTCATAGAAGTGGCTGTCACCTGTAGGACatgttatattgtaataatcTTTAATATAGTCTTTTTTCTCAGCTAATATTTCCTTAATCTTATTTTCTCCTAATAGCATACAAAGCGAGTCAAACGAAAGCCACTCTTTCAAGATCTGTTcaacttttaaaacaacactttgTACAGGGGATAAACAAATATCAATCtctttattttcagtttttttcttgTGCAAAATTTTACGTggttttgatattaatttttgtgaatttaCCTTACTATTATCTAATGCCACAcagtttgaagtttttaattcatttaaatttagtgtattgATTTGGGTTCTGTCTTCATTACATATATTTGATAACAATGAATTAACTTTTACTGGACTCTCAGGGTTTTCAGTGATTTCTTTTGGAGATacatgaataaacatttttttgtcttCTGTACTAGTTGAAATGCCTACGCTTGAACTACTACTTGTCTCATTCCCGTTTGAAGGTTCGCCAAAAGAATTTTGATGTTTTGGACTAGTATTTTCAAAGGTAAAAGATTGACTATTGTCAGGTAAAGGATCACACTTTGAATCTCTTGACTCTTCCGCTGAGTCATCATCATATTCGTTAGCTAAGGAGGGGTATATCTTAGTCTCTAGATTATCAATATTTGTTTCTAACATAGCCCCAGATACAGTTCTAGACAGACCAGCTGATAAAGAGTCGTCAGGTTCCGGTTTAATACAAGAATGACCTAAATCCACTTCGTCTCCAACAATGCCCCTgaaacatatttgaaatttataattttttcttggcagcaatataagaattttacataatataagcAGAGATATGTTACATAGTTGAGATTAGTATGAATatgaggtctgtccaaaaagtatccgaccgccgaccagtaggcagCCGCTGCGAAACCGACCGGCTCAAAcaggttattggaggggaggggcaagcctactccttcccatattaggcattgaatacgatccagtcactcagtgagtcacagctcTCTGTTCCGTACATtactgccgtgtgtgtgcatcgcatttcaatatgactgaacgtgttaaGCAGcgcatttgtattaaattttgccaaaaacttggccattcagcaacAGAGACGAGTACTAAGATTCGGAAAGTTAAttgtgacgtgtctatgggcaatacacaaataaaagagtggtttaggcggtttaaaaatggccgcatatcagagGAGAGtaatgaccgatctggcaggccagAAACGCTGTGAATGTGTTCGTGCAGCAAAAagcgtcgattgactgtccgagagctggaagaagatttaggaataccaaaattgtcagtttgtaacattttacacaaagatttaaaaatgaactgtgtttcggcaaaatttgttactcggctgctgacagaagaccaaaagaactgtcgacttgaaattgCACAGTACAATTTGGATTTGATATTGTGACCCAGGGCTTAAAGTTATTACTGGtaatgagtcatgggtttatggctacgaccctgaaacaaaggctcaatcttcacagtggaaaacttgcgaagagcaacggccgaaaaaagcaagacaaagtcgaagcaatgtcaagacaatgctgacagttttttttttaccaggacggcattgttcatcacgaatatgctccaagaggccagacagtgaataaggagtattatcttgaggtcctaaggcggctacgagatgcagtgcaaaggaaacgacctgaactgtggacaagccgtgactggatcctgcaccacaacaacgcgccagctcattcctcaaatcttattcagcgtttttggtcaaacacgacatcaaccaactatgacagcctccctacagtcctgacatagctccttgtgacttctggctatttccaaaattaaaaattcctttgaaaggaaaaagattcgACGAtgtagaaataaaacataatgctATGATGGaactgttagccattccgcataatgaatttaaggagtgtttctggatgtgggaggagcgttggaataggCTTGTGGaagggagtactttgaaggggaccagattgacGTTGCCGCcaagtaacgtcagttcatgccagacgtcaaggtcggatactttttggacacacctcgtatgtCTCACTTGCAGaatcattacaaaaatttgtttatttctttatcacTGACTGAAATCTTCCATGGCCTTTAAAATAGAATAGGTTTTACTACAGTTAGAAGCTGCTACCTGACTACCTGGTTTAATACCTGGTTGCTTTAAGAAACCAACCAGTACCATGAGATTAAAAAATcaactgttttttaatattttgatgttttgaaataactttatgaaatagtttatttCCATGAAGaagtgtagcgtttttaaagctacattggcttatttttttaattaaaacttaaattaaatgaaaattttggaaacaaaatattgggatttaatttcaaattagatTATGacaagttaggataaaaacgaatatgtaatcctttggcaagttagtactggtagttttaaattgttaggaaggcggttcactgccttaaattgatcagaacttgtcttgttacggctattgttctccttaagttgattacagtgcgccgtgtttctacatttttttccgtgagggattttgaggtaagcaccaaatttattgtacaatgaaaattctgaaaatttgagcttattaatttgccagtgtaaaataaatccattatttttatttagaactgtgatttatatcttagacaaaccagataatatttaatagttaacaatttagtaataaattgtattgaatattcactcggagcttactaatcaaaaaatattttatatcatcttggatgtctcattgattatttaaatattaatattctggaatattaatatctataatccAAGTTGTTATAAGAAGTAAAGGAAAAGAGTATAAACATGGCATAACGTGACatgaaggaaaataattttaaaattgttacagcATTTTATGCTTTGTAGTTACATGATAATACAGCTCTATTTAGTAATACTGATAAAACACAAGAAAATCTATAATGGCCATATTCCAGTTGATACTATCCACTTAAAGAGTAAATTGAGGTTTTGCTTGTTCAACAGAATTAAACTTTACTGAACATCCTGTCTTCACAGAAATTTAATAGAAGGATGTGGAAGACAATAAAATCAGACAATTGATATTTCCTGCCTATTATTTGGCTAGGGGATGAAAGTGCAGAGAATGGTACCTAGAATGGTAGGCTTTGTGAAAGTAACACCATTAGTAATAATTGGTAAATTTgacaacacattttattttattttaattttttaataagggtttctaaacaaacaaatttaaatcatcttATGGTCTATTACATTGAgttattttagattgttttgtttttgaaaatcattgtaatttactcataAAACAATCGTTGTAAacgattgttttgtgagtaaattacaatgaattgtgacagtattgaagacaatcaagtgctagaagagttactcagattttcaagtgacagtgaaagtgatgatttattccaagatcaCACAGATGATGATCCTGATTTTATTACCGATGGACTTCTTGGAGATACAAGTAATTTgttgacattgttttttttttttttttttttttttttactcaaataacgtatttaagcaaaatagtaataaaagcTTGGCAAGGCTGCAAGAAGAGACACAAGTGAGTGCAAAATTGCCATGTGCAAAAAATATTCACATTGtttcaagactttccacactcaaaaaatatttaaaaataagtggatttcaattgtaaatatgtgtagcTATAGTGACAGTAACAACAATATCTTAATTcagcaaataataatgagaaatgtATTTATGTTAGTTGATGTTTTaggtcaactttttattttttacaaaaaatgtgttttatttaaaaacaaaactttttgtttaaaaatatttatgcacaAGCACTTGTGTAGTgtggcagtgaaagtgttaaagaaatataacaatatcattagtttacagatttttttatacaatgttataaaacttatgaATCTTTTGAGTGTGACAAACTATTAAGAATATAACGTTACCCTTTTGACTGCAGTGAAATTAGCCTATACTCAGGTGACAATTGGCCATCACGCAACCACAGAGGACTTGTCAGGATCTGATCTTTTAGATATCTAGAGGCTTTATAACACAGATTACTGCAGAAATTCTGAAACCAAAACTACATTTAAGttcattaaatttaagtataactaACTTCTCATATTCatgaaagttttaataagatgaaaaacacattttatacaagAGCATAAACTAAAGATACAGACCAATTTTTGCATCATTGAGAACTTTGATGTctgttttttaaaactacagAAAATGGAATGAACATCACTTAgcactaaacaaatataaaatgtcaacATGAATAACAATctctactatttaaaatattaagtaaaccaatTAAACAATAATGACTATTTCATTCATgactaattaatatttaagacTCTTAGCAAACACATCTGGAGTCTAAATTTTCACATTTCATTTACATAAGCATTGGCCCAGTGTAATCAAAGTGATTATTTTCCAACTGGTGTCTTACTTTAGTTGACTATAGGTCCCACTGGTGCACATGATTGTGTAAGTGAGGATACTTACTTGCGGGACTAGGAGGGTGGGGGGTTATGGAATACTACCATCAAAAGGAGTCTAGGGATCCTCCTCTCAAATATGTTTCAAGCACATAATATTTGCATCGTTAGTAATGTTTTTTATACTATTCTCGGTCATGGTTATAGTAAGGCATCATAACctgctttataaatattatttaaatagcaactatatgaaaaaatatcttaaacatttGCAGTCAAACCTTGATATCTAGAACCGGATGGGATGGAAGAAACATTTGAGTTGtgattattttgattaaataagaTATGAGTTACTGAGATTTATGTTTAGCTTTAGACTAAAGTAAAAGTGTTGGCTTTAAATGAAATTGGCTAACTGAAGATTCGATTAATAAAACTACAacggttttattataaaaataaaactaaatagattttattataaaaataaaactaaatagattttattatatataattaagaaaaactacaAAATGAGGAGGGTCATGTATATTAGTCAATAAATTCCTTAAATATAAGGTTAGGCATGATCTAGCAAAACTTAATGAggattttatatttgaaagatCACTTTTAGAAATTTAAGATCTAAATTTACTTGTAATTACCTTATATACTGTACttcagtataatattaaaaaggctttttaaaaaatacaataaattattacttttactaaaaaaagaatgtacataaaaataaattataacaacttcagattttaatttaagtatttttaatgctCGCTATTTCACATTTGAACTTGTTAAAACAACTGAATgtaatggttaaatttaaatattcatgagCCAACTAGGATTACAAATACAATTCAGACCTTTATTGACATAGTTACAAAGTAACTCATAAGTAAACATAGAATTGGGTTGTCTGGCCATAGATAAATTTTACAAATCTTCCTCCGCCTAAAAATAAAAGTAGAGAAGAAGAAAATAGCtaattagaaattacattttattgctttcagtaggttataaaattaaatgcataacaaattttgaaagtaataggATGACAGTATATTTTGGACAAAACTcactattttaaacattgttctttAGTGGTTTTGGAAAGAATGTATAATTATTGAGATacaattatataagttaaaacGCTATAATAATAGTTTCATTAACTACGTTTTGTagatttgtgtttaatttattttgtaaaaatacttacTACCGACAATAAGTGTAAGCAAAGGTATGTTCATAATAACATTTGAGATACTATTAAAGgttttgtaaaatgtcaatatttaattttaaaacatgtacgTCTAACCTATGCTCTAATCTACAAATTGAAATGTTACTACTTGTGTTGAATACATAAGGTGATTATGGTAGAGGAGAGGCGTGACCAAATGTCACTATACTAAGGGATGCCAAAGCCTAAAAGGTAGAGAACCACTGATATAAACTAATGACTGAaactattgaattattaatattattattgataaactcACAGAAGAAAGAtacctgtatttatattaaaattgttatttcataaataatagcctgtgtgtttgtgtgtgtgtgtacgcgcACATGTGTTATTTCCATCTGTTCTGTATTGCATTATTGTGATGAGAGAACATTACatgcaataaattattctattctattatattcATACATACAGCAACTGCCATTCACTATTCATAGAATCATACAAAACTCTGTAGTGAACAGGTAAATTTATAGCCATTGGTAAGGGGTGGAAGAGTTTCTTGTTACATGAGAGTTTGGATTGAAATTGTTGGCCACTTACTACTGCAGTTGCTGAACTTCGATTTACTCAAGtgccttaataaaataaaattaacctaattaatataattatattaaactaaactcAGTGTTACAGAAGCAAATTGACTGTAACTTCACTGTACAGAGGTCTGCAAAACTAGAACTTTGAGTTGATTTACTATTCAAAATAGTGGAAAATTTGGGTTTATGATCTTTAAATACAATCTAAGTTGTAGAGGAGGAATTACCAGTTATTTCTATAATAAGATCAAAGAATGTTGTTTGAAGATAAGAATATGAATTTgttcaacagtttttttaatgtttttacaatatgGCAACTATAATGGAGAAAGATGGATTTTTGATGTGCTTAGATATATTTAAAGAGctgtataaacaataaattgtaatgtttaaaagaatATTGAATTGACAAAGAAAGAAACTGTGATTGGGCCTtgagttttcaaataaatatcaacagaaaataaattctaagaaattaaactttaaaaaaatgtgttaagcTTGATTGTTTATGATCAAGCTTAacacacaatatttattatacactaCCTATGCAGCTTACTTTGCGATCTGTAATGTCAAACACTTTGTTGTGAGTTGTTGAAATATGATATTGCTTTGTTGGAATCTTGTCCAGATGCCTTCCACAAGGAGGATAACCACACAATTTGTTTATAGCACGCTCTTCAATGATGTCTTGATAATGTTCTTGGCTAATAAATGGCAGCTGAAATAAATGTCATTGctcttgttaatttttatacttcttatGATTACAGTACTAATCATATGTTAAATGAGGCAAAAAGCAAAAAAAgactgtaataaaaagtatattaggatatatttaaaatgtaaaggaatAAATAAGTTCAATGTAGAATTACTAAAGTCATGATTTTCcataatttaactaaaacattactgttttctcagtagataatttaattatatatatttatactaaactaTGTATAAAAAGTAAGTGATGCCTAGTATACATAAACCAAGCTGTTCTacctaatgtatatttttattttaatgccaaTTATTTATGTCAAGACATGTTACCAAGCATTTAAGGTGTACTTTATCACACATGTGAAGAAGTCTTATAACATAACACAATGCCTTTAAGAACCAATGTTAATAGTGCACTATTCTTCTCTCTTGAGATCAATAACAGTAACTACAATGTATAATACTAACAAATTACCAACAAGGTACTAATAAATTTAAGACCAATTAAGAAAGTACATGTTGTTAAATCTCTATACTCAACAGGTGaatttttttgataataataagtattattttctttttaagatatatattattatagtggACTCAGCTATAACTATGAAATTGTCACAAAAGTTAATGGATTGTAAATATGATATCATActttactattaacttttaacaaatttatatttttgtaattttaagtcgtttgtcatttatttattatatgtaatttttttatttaaattttaggtaaGTAAGTTatcttatgttaattttaaaacattgttaaattttaataatcataatttataatcaataataacgcatcaatgtatttctttttgacttataatatttttacattaaatctgAACCAGATGaaacttcattttcatttttatttattgtcatttgtcaattttacattgctatagacaacgtcaagaaataaaatgtataatacattacactatataaaactatattatactatacattatgttaatttaaaatacataataatataattagtctAAACATGATCATGAGACTAAGGTAAAGTCCACACTGCCCAAAGGCCTGCACCATCCAGACACATTTAAGTGCTTATACAAAACACAGAAAGAATACTATAATAGATTCAGGTCTGTGTAAACAGAAAAAAAGCCATCTTCAGAGAGAAACTGCCACACATCCACCTATTctaaggtaaattaatatttgttgtaaaaaattccTCAAGtgaataaaaggccttacttatAAGCCAACGTGACAATCTACATGAATATGGTTGAAGTTCTAAACTTCTGAA
The Homalodisca vitripennis isolate AUS2020 chromosome 1, UT_GWSS_2.1, whole genome shotgun sequence DNA segment above includes these coding regions:
- the LOC124363289 gene encoding putative RNA polymerase II subunit B1 CTD phosphatase RPAP2 isoform X3, whose product is MLETNIDNLETKIYPSLANEYDDDSAEESRDSKCDPLPDNSQSFTFENTSPKHQNSFGEPSNGNETSSSSSVGISTSTEDKKMFIHVSPKEITENPESPVKVNSLLSNICNEDRTQINTLNLNELKTSNCVALDNSKVNSQKLISKPRKILHKKKTENKEIDICLSPVQSVVLKVEQILKEWLSFDSLCMLLGENKIKEILAEKKDYIKDYYNITCPTGDSHFYERYLAICKKLNILELEDTKVDASFREESKKPLPDYETLKEEAKNMDLKVRMFYRGDKQVQFGEPSNSENEQVLNEEPVLPLVDLHAQKALRRRIVIDKLRRVLQDLQKSLGLKGFNFSDEVRTLIGTFILSAHNITMKPGEWNLIAIVIIKLLSLKDKSLEQALGSSSTSKHLTLLLMSYSLDAGYLDRLIVWLTDIESVIQKLK
- the LOC124363289 gene encoding putative RNA polymerase II subunit B1 CTD phosphatase RPAP2 isoform X4 gives rise to the protein MNKSYSEKIKPKSKRPNENCNKSKPSVEAIKVTIEKKKECNSKALKIVTNFSDGIVSESSLVENLPFISQEHYQDIIEERAINKLCGYPPCGRHLDKIPTKQYHISTTHNKVFDITDRKFWFQNFCSNLCYKASRYLKDQILTSPLWLRDGQLSPEYRLISLQSKGGIVGDEVDLGHSCIKPEPDDSLSAGDSHFYERYLAICKKLNILELEDTKVDASFREESKKPLPDYETLKEEAKNMDLKVRMFYRGDKQVQFGEPSNSENEQVLNEEPVLPLVDLHAQKALRRRIVIDKLRRVLQDLQKSLGLKGFNFSDEVRTLIGTFILSAHNITMKPGEWNLIAIVIIKLLSLKDKSLEQALGSSSTSKHLTLLLMSYSLDAGYLDRLIVWLTDIESVIQKLK
- the LOC124363289 gene encoding putative RNA polymerase II subunit B1 CTD phosphatase RPAP2 isoform X2, which produces MNKSYSEKIKPKSKRPNENCNKSKPSVEAIKVTIEKKKECNSKALKIVTNFSDGIVSESSLVENLPFISQEHYQDIIEERAINKLCGYPPCGRHLDKIPTKQYHISTTHNKVFDITDRKNFCSNLCYKASRYLKDQILTSPLWLRDGQLSPEYRLISLQSKGGIVGDEVDLGHSCIKPEPDDSLSAGLSRTVSGAMLETNIDNLETKIYPSLANEYDDDSAEESRDSKCDPLPDNSQSFTFENTSPKHQNSFGEPSNGNETSSSSSVGISTSTEDKKMFIHVSPKEITENPESPVKVNSLLSNICNEDRTQINTLNLNELKTSNCVALDNSKVNSQKLISKPRKILHKKKTENKEIDICLSPVQSVVLKVEQILKEWLSFDSLCMLLGENKIKEILAEKKDYIKDYYNITCPTGDSHFYERYLAICKKLNILELEDTKVDASFREESKKPLPDYETLKEEAKNMDLKVRMFYRGDKQVQFGEPSNSENEQVLNEEPVLPLVDLHAQKALRRRIVIDKLRRVLQDLQKSLGLKGFNFSDEVRTLIGTFILSAHNITMKPGEWNLIAIVIIKLLSLKDKSLEQALGSSSTSKHLTLLLMSYSLDAGYLDRLIVWLTDIESVIQKLK
- the LOC124363289 gene encoding putative RNA polymerase II subunit B1 CTD phosphatase RPAP2 isoform X1; this encodes MNKSYSEKIKPKSKRPNENCNKSKPSVEAIKVTIEKKKECNSKALKIVTNFSDGIVSESSLVENLPFISQEHYQDIIEERAINKLCGYPPCGRHLDKIPTKQYHISTTHNKVFDITDRKFWFQNFCSNLCYKASRYLKDQILTSPLWLRDGQLSPEYRLISLQSKGGIVGDEVDLGHSCIKPEPDDSLSAGLSRTVSGAMLETNIDNLETKIYPSLANEYDDDSAEESRDSKCDPLPDNSQSFTFENTSPKHQNSFGEPSNGNETSSSSSVGISTSTEDKKMFIHVSPKEITENPESPVKVNSLLSNICNEDRTQINTLNLNELKTSNCVALDNSKVNSQKLISKPRKILHKKKTENKEIDICLSPVQSVVLKVEQILKEWLSFDSLCMLLGENKIKEILAEKKDYIKDYYNITCPTGDSHFYERYLAICKKLNILELEDTKVDASFREESKKPLPDYETLKEEAKNMDLKVRMFYRGDKQVQFGEPSNSENEQVLNEEPVLPLVDLHAQKALRRRIVIDKLRRVLQDLQKSLGLKGFNFSDEVRTLIGTFILSAHNITMKPGEWNLIAIVIIKLLSLKDKSLEQALGSSSTSKHLTLLLMSYSLDAGYLDRLIVWLTDIESVIQKLK